The DNA region gtagtgcgccaggtacacttcagcccaaatggtggtgcgatgcagaatggagatgCAGGAGTGGAAAATTTCCACGTGGTGTAACAATacgcacaatgtacacaattttcctgccttgccactgcagccacaagaacttgacttattgggaactacacaggctgcaggctgcttttatctaaattatactgcaagggcacctaccaaagagagtgacgttgatgtatctccctcaggcatttatgccaatacatctgtatggtgtaatcacaccacctcaggtcaaagaacacctggaccacaacccatagggttggctgctaagatattcttaatttgtggtcagagagcctggaaaggcataccaggtaaagctgtgggggggcCATGTacctttggacttttgacgatgttccattccgaaaaatggttaattgatggaacggtccatcttcgagcaaagcgatccacccacagctttacgtcaggttgcgatagtaacgtagaattttgaatccagcagaacgtactttgagtagtattttcgtaggagtaggaactgctcacGCCTTATCACAGCTTAACAAATTAGGATATTGgtttgcaaaagaagcaaatgctactagtattGCTTTCAatgccttattaacagacgtacATTCAATTACACACACCACCTTACAAAAttgggctgcaattgattttctgctattagcccaaggccatggctgtcaagactttgaaggaaagtgttgtatgaacctgagtgatcattttgagtcaatacatacaagcattacaaaattgaaggagttaacaaaacaactacaagaagacgatggtgaaaacttgtggggaatgtttgattggttgaatatgcttgctatagggccttggttaaaatgcatgctgattctaggacttgttataggttttatgtttgttgcaatattaatctgtgtaccatgcttgttgagctgcgtgtGAAGGATGATTGACCAAAGTATGAGACAAGTCATggccctgcagatccatacagccttagcccttcaattattaaaagaagggggagatgtggagggtcatgacagggttaaactggtggaaagttgcaagtagcaagcaacaggagcctcagacaaacatacccaaggacaccggtgcagctgggaatgatacatcctgagaaagtacagataaactagcagaagccagtgggaaccaaagttaaaagcaagacagcttttctgaacgagtagcaaggtacaagacatgatcgctgcgtgtgtgatcggtgtaatgattggctacctgtgacataatctgcatgactggcttagcaaagtgtatctgtgaaaccactgaagcagctaacttttgaaatttgctcagaaacaaacaataaatgtctcaagatgcaccatgtcttgagtccTTGCAATCATTCGCTACAGGGAGAGAGCACGTCacaggggggaaaaggagcacagTGTCACACCTTTCCATGTGCCCTGTTCCTCTGGAGTTGGAGAGCGCTTGCTGGTGCTCGTCatcacctcctccccagcacagctgaggtCACGGTGGtggcatccttcccctggctctgtacagcatccccagccctgcagtgcatccccagccctgcacagccccaagaGGTCCTGCTCCTCGCACAGCCCAGCATTGCACGGCACAGCAGagcctggcacagcacagcactctgggggttgctccagctctgtgctcccagcaaGCAGGCGCAGACGCCTTGGTCCCCCGCCAGTGTCTGGGGGAGGAGAAGTGGTCAGGGCTGCTGCCTTAGCCCCAGCCAGCCACTGCACTGGCTCTTCCCAGCCGTCTGCCCAAGTCCTGCCTGACCTGTGGCTACAGCCAAGGCTTCAGTGgcatttgcaaagcagcactgtgtggccccatgcctcagtttccctggctgtgcagggcagccTGAGGCTGGCATGGCCCCGCACGGCAGCCTTCCTTGCCTCCCTGCTTGGGTGAAAGCAGGGGAGGATTTTTGGGTGGAAAAATGTGGCTTAGGGCACTGATGTGCCCAGCTCCCCACTTGCATCCAAGGAGCAACCAAGTGAAGGAGCAGGGGAGGTAATCCTAACGAACACCGAGGACACACACGATTGCTGTTACCTCAGAAGAAAAAGTGAGAGTTTGTGTCACTTCATGGCATGAGGGCACAGTACACACTTCTAAGAGTTGCCTTGATGcacagccctttcccctgtagtCACTGGATGGGGACGAAAACATGGACGAGCGTGAAATGCAGCTCCAGGATCACCACAGGCAGCACCTTATGTTCACAGAGAAGAACACTCCTCTAATACCGTGCCAGACAAGGAGGGTAAAAATGGCCAGGGAGTTATTTTACAGCAGCACTCAGAAAGGCTCCTAACGGATCACCCATGCATGGGACAAAATATGTCTTTTACCAGAGCAAAAGCAAGAGCAAAGGGCTCATGAGGCTCAGAAAGCCCAGCACAGGTGGCTGTGTGTGTACAAAATGCAGGAATGAGGAAGACAGGCATCAGAAAGAAGCCATTTGCTGATCCTGACCCATtgcatggcagcacagctccACTGCCAGAGACACAAGGAGGACTCAGCCAAAAAACAGGGCTGTGACTAGAGCAGGGTGGCACGGTGTCCACGATGATGAAATGCTCCCAGGCGATTTGCTGAAGCAGAAGCCCGAGCTAGAAGCTCGCGTGCTGAAAGCAGCTAAGTGCAAAGCTGCATAAACCCCAAAGTTTGGCCGGAGCAGTGAAAGTGTcctgccctgcacaaaacgcatgaaagggggaactgcagtacagctgctcagctctaagtgcacacaaaaatcaggcatttgcaaggagcagccctggcactgctgaCTGGCCCCCGCCAGCTTGCGCTACCTGAGCCCCacagctgacaacagcagggagagtgaaaacgttggtgggcaatgcagcaccccaGGAAGGCACCGCCCCTGTAACCAGCACACGGGCCCTTGTGCCACTGGCGCGGCAGCACGCTAGAGCCTGCACGAAAACAAGGGGTGGCGACAGCAATCAGctatgctgctttatggtgcattaaatcaagaataggcttcagttccttagaacacaAAGGTCTTTCCCGACCAATAAATACAAAGCCtttaagagaagaatgacaaaataattgtcccgagataggaagtccttgccattaacagcagcatcatcactgatcagctacccctcagcaaagctgctgtttaataaaagcctgcaggcagcgacacctttaaaagcaacaacaatttaccagccccgatgataccagcagctgaagtctctgaccagggcacattgactacacaaactctggacagaatgattgtccttgttctttattaggatctctggcaataccgagttgtgagtccattccgtagggaaaaatattcttgccacagttctttgtagcagcctctattccactgtcattgcacaaactaattctagggtggcaaaaacatccctcagcgatgaggaggtcgtgttctggtgtccttctaagtgcttctcctctccacagtgctgctggctgtcacgtccacgctctgaactgggaaccCTGGGCGCATCGTTCACTGTAAGTTCAGGCCCTGCCTAGCATGGCTCCTTTTTGCCAAGTCTGTCTGGATGAGCTGCAATTCCCACCTCTAACTCACTTTCCTTGAAGTGGAGGACAGTGTGgtctggagatgtgcactgtgctgccaagactgcccaggcagcagctttcaaAGCCCTGGCAATATCAGGCAAGCAGTGGTTCCAGGTACCAGTGTCTTAGTGGGGCACAGATGGTCCAAAACTATCCAGCCATTCATTTGACTACTGCCACAGAAAGAGCAGCCccaataaacaactcagtttctgcggcttcccatccaagacaacatggacattactgtctcacgaatctgcttgttgttcactccataaatgatgggatttagcatggggggaaccactacgtagagacaggccagcaggatgtggacgtggcgcgggatgctgtggccaccaaagcggtgcgtgaaaaaggagaagaacatTGGCACATAGAACAGgaggatgatgcagaggtgggaggtgcaggtgctcatagctttgcgacgggcacctgcagagggcagctggaagacagccctgagaatcagtccgtaagacacagcaatgaacaCTATATCTATCCCCAACGACAGCAGGGCAGCTGTTAAACCATACACAAcattgacttttatgcttgtgcaggccagcctggctacacccatgtgctcacagtacgaatgagggataacgcggtttctgcagtaagacagccttagaagcagaaaaagagcCGTAAAGACGAGAAAGAGGCTTCTGACAATGGCtgccagctctattctccatatgactgagtgggtcaataaagtcacatatctcagggggttgcagatggcaacataccgatcaaaggccatgcccaccagaattcctgactctgcaacaaaaataaagtgaacgaGAAACATCTGAGCAAGGCATGCACCAAAAGAAATGTCCCtcactctgaaccagaaaatagctaacatcctgggcactgtagtggtagataagagcaagtctgctacagttaatgcagaaaggaaaaggtacataggcttgtggaggctttgttctctcactatggtaaatagcaagactaagttgcctagaagggcaaaaatatacatggagaagaaggggagagaaatccagaggtgaaacttctccaggcctgggatgccaacaaggaggaatgttcctggccggaaggctgtgtgattgacgtctgccataggggtctttggtcttctacttagaaacacctgaaaaataaaggacagcacaagagaaagcgtaaatgccagcagagctcagcagcattgccagctggggaaatccgGTCTCcgctgaagtcaatgcaagttttagcattcataccAGAAACTCCGTCACGctacaaaacatgaggagagagtgtgcagagctgcaccctgcacttgagatcgcatggcaacttttctgcccctcggtctgcattttgaggaggcatgaggaagctgaaagctgctgaactagtcactggtttgtggggagaaaaacaaaaaacctaaggcagaggtaacagcagacgctgctgggctccatgtgaagcccagtgctctgggaagggaagagacgcagcaacaTCCGCTTGcattaggcaagaggaaaagtgggaggaaattcagagaaagcccagctagcaaggtggatgctcaccagtgcagcaaaagaaggtcaaggcagcaaacacaaattgaaaggggcgatttacattcagccctaggcagaggctgcttctgggtgcaggccaccccgcgcccacggagcagaggtcgttcccccaTTCGAGCCAGGCTGGTGAaacacggcagctcctgccgctcgcgagggcaaggctgggctgccgagctgggagctgcacaacgggcttctgcagcacagccctggctgtgatgaccatgCTCTGTGCgctctccaccctgctgccacatctgcctccccCATCACGCCCAAACGCTCGTCCcttactctgctacacagagcagcagtgccccattgccttgTGGCTTTgcagccctcgccttttgcagaagacagctCCGAGATCGCTGTgacacagcaacaaaaagcagccccagcactgaggactgcacacggtgactcaccaggtctggccttaagcagcgaggaggagctgcaggcagagatcttggtggagcatttgcagtgctgctgtctcagacctcagcgtatttatgctctcttgctgcaagtcccagaaggatgcttagggccaacagggagctgcagctctctggtctgctctgaggcgtccagatgcaggtgatgaaatgtaagtctgaaaatgagcagtagaggcgcaggaagcaaatccatctgcccaggtgagcaggagggagtgtgaagaggagaaagctagcagaaagtataaacgataattttggaatggtaactccttcccatgcagatgaaaggcagcatcaagcagcagcttgcagaatgtagtgagccagACAAAacgtggaagaaaagacacagcacttatgattgctttcccaacatcagctatagctgtctgccttggagtgaatacctgggccttgcccagccgtcacacagacgcctgacacagcccatcctgcaggagtccgaatcaaagcggatgtgcaaaccctaggaacttcttacaagtcgcacgccacctgctattgtgcagcacgggtgtagtgcctgtcaacacacctcagttaacagtgtgcacctccaaggatgcattaccactagtcaATCCTAACTAGCGTCACgttcttatcacatatactcggcagagttcagctgtgagagtctcaagtattgaaagactttcctgatggggaagcagatcttctcacctgtggcctcagcaccatcgagagcttcactgtagctgctgcagctctcattgatgcaggcacacattgagtggaggaaagactcttctgttcccccagctgcctcttgcccttgcacctggaggctcagcagtcTTCTGACAgacacctttcagtccagtttctggaagaaaggaataaagcttgtttgaaagggcacgccaagcaggtgccccccacacggagctagtccgatgctcagcaaccctgcctgacaggacACTGCTCCTTGCCACCGAGACAGCAGCACGGACATCTCGAGGGCCTTAGTGCTGCTCCAGACACACTGCTGTTGGTAGGTGTTCACACAGAGCCCAGAGCCTGCCAAACTGGCCTCCTGTTTATGCAAAGTGTGCAGCTATTGTTCTTCCTTCTAAAACCTGCTGGATCAATACTATCACTTCAAAACTTGTCGCTTCTTACCATAGGGATTCACGTCAGTATTCAGTGAAACTCCCGCGAGGATCTCACAGttcatgctggagctctgcagcacctttagccttgctgtctctcatttgcttctgcagaggggaaactggggcacacaacaaaggtgtgatttgcctcctgcgttgcttctgcctttgtatattgctcctctccagccttgcagaggcagaaggtgtgtACGTGGGTGTCTGGGAGTGAGAGAGGGTGAACCCCATGCACACAGAAGAGACTTTTGGCATGAAGTCTGCATccagctgtgctgaggggctgtAGAAATGTCTCTACTAACAACCACAGTGAGACGAGGATGCCTATGAGAAAATCCATAGAGAAAGTGTTGTGGCATGCAGTCAGCATGTGAAATGCCACCTCAGATTGTGCAGAATTAACTACAGCAAATATTCTCATGGCATACGGAAATGGCCTATATAGAATTACATGTACATgacagatggaacttcctgtgtttcagtttgtgcccgttgcctcacgtcctgtcgctcggcaccactgaaaagagtctggctccatcctcttgacaccctccctgaagatacttgtacacattgataagatttcctctcagccttctcttctccaggctaaacaggcccagctctctcagcctttcctcataggagagatgctccagtcccctaatcatctttgtagcccttcgctggactcactccagtagtgccacatccctcttgcactggggagcccagaactgcacacactactccagatgtggcctcagcagggctgagttagagggggagaatcacctccctcgacctgctggcaacactcttcctgaggcaccccagcataccattggccttcttggccacaaggccacattgctgcctcatgcttaacttggtgtccaccagcactcccgggtccttctccacagagctgctttccagcaggtcaacccccaacctctactgctgcatggggttattcctgcccaggtgcaagactctgcacttgcctttgttgaacttcagcaggttcctctccgcccacctctccagcctctccacgtctctctgaatggcagcacagccctctggggtatcagccactcctcccagtttggtatcatcagcaaacttgctgagggtgcactctgtcccttcctccaggtcattgatgaagaagttgaagagggctggacccagtgctgacccctgggggacactgctagctacaggcctccaactagactgtgccactgagcacaaccctcggagctctgccattcagccacttctcaagccacctcactctccactcatctagcccacacttcctgagcttccctgtggggatcttatgggagacagtgtcgaaagcatggctgaagtcaaggtagacaacatccactgctctcccctcatctacccagccagccattccatcccagaaggctatcaatcagattggttcagcatgatttccccgtggtgaagccatgctgactactcctgatcaccttcttgtcctccacatgcttgcggATGGCCTCCatgatgagctgctgcatcacctttcgagggatggaggtgacgctgactggcctctagtttcccgggtcctccttcttgcccttttggaagactcaagtgacattggctttcttccagtcttcaggcatcgctcctgtcctccatgatcttttaaagatgatggagagtggcttaggaatgacatgcgccagctccctcagcactcctgggtgcatcccatcggggcccatggatttgtgggtgtcaagtttgcttaaatggcctctaaccccatcctcctcaaccaagggaaagtcttcctttctccagactttctctcttgcctccagggtctgggattcctgagggctgacctcagcagtaaagactgaagcaaaggcagcattcagtaactctgccttctctgcatccttcgtcaccacggcacccaccccattctgcaAAGGGCACACATTTTCCCTTGGCTTCCTTTtcctactgaggtatttgaagaagcccttcttgctgtccttgacatctctcgccagatttaattccaaacgggccttagccttcctcgtcgcatccctgcatactccgacaacgttcctgtattcctcccaagtggcctgtccccctttccacattctgtgtacttccttcttcaggttgagttttgccaggagctccttgctcatccatgcagctatcctgcctcctctgcttgacttcctactcatagggatgcaccactcttgagcctggaggaagtgatgtttgaatattaaccagctctcttggactccccTTCCATCTAGGTCCCTAACCCTTGGgagtcctccaaggaggtccctgaagacgccaaagtttgctctcctgaactccagggttgccatcctacttagtgccctgcctcctccttgcagcatcctgaactccaccatctcatggtcactgcagccaaggctgcccctgaccttcacatctccaaccaatccttctttgtttgttactacgaggtccagcagcacacctctcctccttggctcctccaacacctgtgtcaagaagttgtcaccaatgctctgcaggaacctccgggactctttgagcctagctgtgctgtctctccagcagatatcagggtgcttcaagtcccccgtgagaaccagggcctgggatcgtgaggctacttccagttgtctggagaaggcctcagcgacttcctcttcctgatcagctggcctgaagtaaacacccacaacacggtcacccatgctagcctgcccttgaatccttacccacaagctctccactcgctcttcatccacccctaggcacagctccatacattccagttgttctctcacacaaagagcaactccaccacctcaccttcctggcctgtctttcctaaaaagcacgtagccatccatgacaacattacagtcatgtgagctatcccatcaggtctctgtaactgcaacgagatcatagccctgcaaccacacacacatctctagttcttcctgtttgttccccatgctgcgtgcattggtgtacaggcacttcagagaggtgatcgagcatgcaggtttcccaggagggatgcaagaggatcctccatagccacatcccacacgcACTTCCCTccctgcatgcacctgctggaggcatcctgatttgagcagtcttttgccaactaccctgtcactataactctccccttcccccatctttcctagttcaAAGCTCTCCTTAcgagcttggccaacctgttggcaaagacacgcgtgtcctgcttagtgaggcggatcccatctctccccagcagttgtccatcttcaagcagggtcccatggtcgtagaaaccaaaaccctgttgccaacaccagcggcgcagccagttgttaacttggaaactccgtctcctcctctcatccatccccctcactggcaggattgagcagaagatgacctggcctcccagacccttgaccaccatccccagagctctgaaatcctctttgatggtctccagtttgcccttggtgtcattagtgcccacatggaagagcagcagaggggaatagtctgatgagtggacaagccctggcagtctttccatgacatcgctcacacgagcccctggcaggcaacaaacctctctagacaagaggtcaggtcagcagatag from Apteryx mantelli isolate bAptMan1 chromosome 1, bAptMan1.hap1, whole genome shotgun sequence includes:
- the LOC136990995 gene encoding olfactory receptor 52Z1P-like — its product is MLLSSADVNHTAFRPGTFLLVGIPGLEKFHLWISLPFFSMYIFALLGNLVLLFTIVREQSLHKPMYLFLSALTVADLLLSTTTVPRMLAIFWFRVRDISFGACLAQMFLVHFIFVAESGILVGMAFDRYVAICNPLRYVTLLTHSVIWRIELAAIVRSLFLVFTALFLLLRLSYCRNRVIPHSYCEHMGVARLACTSIKVNVVYGLTAALLSLGIDIVFIAVSYGLILRAVFQLPSAGARRKAMSTCTSHLCIILLFYVPMFFSFFTHRFGGHSIPRHVHILLACLYVVVPPMLNPIIYGVNNKQIRETVMSMLSWMGSRRN